TCCCCGGCGCGGCGAAGGTCACGATAGTGAACGTCCGTACCGTGCCTTCGGCTGCGACCGGAACGGTCTTGAACTCGGTTTTGAAGCAGCCGGCGCATGCGTTGCGGCGATCAAAGAACCGGGCGCCGCAATGGGCGCATTCCTGTGCGACCAGATGAGGTTCGCCCTCATCGAGCACCAGATAATCGACCAACGGGATCTGTCCAGCCATGAAAACCTCCGTCAACGGCCCGGGTCGACGACGGCTGTGACCGAGCCGGCCCCGGCTGTGCGCATGTCGTTCGCCCGAATGCAGCGTACAAATCGCTGCCAGCCGTTCGATACTGGGATCGCCGGAGCCCGTAACGACGGGGACTTGACGAATTAATCGAAGCGTCTAGTCATACTGTAGAATCAGCGGACATCGCGTGTGTGACGCCTAACCAGTCTCGACTATCTGAGAGTGGATCCGGACGCGCACCGAAGCGCGAGAGGTTGGGTATGGACGACAACGTGGCGCGGGCCGGCGTATTCCGCGGTATCGACCGTGATGTCCTAGTCGAATTGGCGAAATCGCTTCCGTGGGTGACTTTCGCGCGCCGGCAGACGATCTTTGTCGAAGGTCAGGCCGGGGATTGTCTGTACATCATCGCCGAGGGCAAGGTGAAGATCGGGTGCAAAGGCCGCGACGGCCGTCAGACCCTCATCACCCTGCTTGGTCCGTCGGACATGCTGGGCGAACTGTCGATCTTCGATCCGGCGCCGCGGTCGTCCACAGCGGTTGCACTGACCCGAGTCCGCGCGGTCGTTATGGAGGGAGACACGCTGCGTGCCTGGGTCGGCGAGCGTCCGGAGATTGCCGACCAACTGCTTCGCCTGCTGGCCCGCCGGATACGGCGAACCAATGACATCGTCTCGGACCTCGTCTTCAACGACGTGCCGGGGCGGGTGGCACAGCAATTGCTGTTGCTGACAAAGCGATTTGGTGTTCGTGTCGGAACTTCCTGGCGGGTGGACCACGGCCTCTCCCAGGAGGAGATCGCCCAATTGGCCGGGACCTCACGCGAGACGGCGAACAAGGCATTGACGGATTTCGCCGAGGCGGACTGGATCACGATCGAGAGCAAGTCAGTCCTGATCCATGACTTCGAGCAGCTGGCGGCTCGTGCGAGCAGCGCCGTATCGCCGGTACGCAGAGCCTGACCATCGGACTAGGTCTTGATCGCCATCAGGTATCCCGATGCCTCGCCGAATGATGCGAGTTCATCGTCGGGAACCGTGAATCCGTGTGCGGCATAGGCTTGTTCGGTGGTTGTGACGTTGACCCGCCAGCCGTGCCCGCGGAGGTAATCGGCGGCCGTATTGCGTTCACCGGTGTAGAACAGCGACGCCAGATCGATATTGGAGCCGATTCGCCGCG
The nucleotide sequence above comes from Mycobacterium vicinigordonae. Encoded proteins:
- a CDS encoding Zn-ribbon domain-containing OB-fold protein — protein: MAGQIPLVDYLVLDEGEPHLVAQECAHCGARFFDRRNACAGCFKTEFKTVPVAAEGTVRTFTIVTFAAPGIPTPFVASVVDCDGTQVRANLVNVEPDPQHIRDGMKVRLTTYPVGTDSEGTEAIGFGFEPA
- a CDS encoding Crp/Fnr family transcriptional regulator, with translation MDDNVARAGVFRGIDRDVLVELAKSLPWVTFARRQTIFVEGQAGDCLYIIAEGKVKIGCKGRDGRQTLITLLGPSDMLGELSIFDPAPRSSTAVALTRVRAVVMEGDTLRAWVGERPEIADQLLRLLARRIRRTNDIVSDLVFNDVPGRVAQQLLLLTKRFGVRVGTSWRVDHGLSQEEIAQLAGTSRETANKALTDFAEADWITIESKSVLIHDFEQLAARASSAVSPVRRA